One Undibacter mobilis genomic region harbors:
- a CDS encoding MaoC family dehydratase — protein sequence MAETVQRHKRGGLYFEDMEVGKLYEHRYTRTVTQMDNMLFSNMTLNPQPLHIDRHFCETETEFGQPLMNSLFTLGLMIGIQVSDMTVGTTIANLGMTDVRFPNPLFEGDTINCQTTVVSKRESKSRATAGIVEFHHQAFKQDGTLVAECKRNAFIIKRPK from the coding sequence ATGGCGGAAACGGTGCAACGACATAAACGCGGCGGGCTCTATTTCGAGGACATGGAGGTCGGCAAGCTCTATGAGCACCGCTACACCCGCACCGTGACCCAGATGGACAACATGTTGTTCTCCAACATGACGCTCAATCCGCAGCCGCTGCATATCGACCGCCATTTCTGCGAGACCGAGACAGAATTCGGTCAGCCGCTGATGAACTCGCTGTTCACGCTCGGCCTGATGATCGGCATACAGGTGTCGGACATGACGGTCGGTACCACCATCGCCAATCTGGGCATGACCGACGTCCGTTTTCCCAATCCGCTGTTCGAAGGCGACACGATCAACTGCCAGACCACGGTCGTGAGCAAGCGCGAATCGAAATCGCGCGCGACCGCCGGTATCGTCGAGTTCCATCACCAGGCTTTCAAGCAGGACGGCACGCTGGTGGCCGAATGCAAGCGCAACGCCTTCATCATCAAGCGGCCGAAATAA
- a CDS encoding iron-sulfur cluster assembly scaffold protein yields MLNDVYNEKILNLAGNIPRLGRLEKPDATATAHSKLCGSTVTIDLTLDGDHVTDFAHDVKACALGQASSSIMARHIIGSTSAELRALRETVRKMLKENGAPPKDGKWAEIAYLEPVRDYKARHASTLLTFDAVVKAVDEIEAKRKQAAE; encoded by the coding sequence ATGCTGAATGACGTCTATAACGAGAAAATCCTCAACTTGGCCGGTAATATTCCCCGCCTGGGCCGGCTCGAAAAGCCGGACGCCACGGCCACCGCCCATTCTAAGTTATGCGGTTCGACCGTGACCATCGACCTCACGCTCGACGGCGACCACGTCACCGACTTTGCCCATGACGTGAAGGCCTGCGCCCTTGGCCAGGCCTCCTCCTCCATCATGGCCCGCCATATCATCGGCTCGACCTCGGCCGAGTTGCGCGCGCTGCGCGAGACCGTGCGCAAGATGCTGAAAGAGAACGGCGCTCCGCCGAAAGACGGAAAGTGGGCCGAGATCGCCTATCTGGAGCCGGTGCGTGACTACAAGGCGCGTCACGCCTCGACCCTGCTCACCTTCGATGCCGTGGTGAAGGCCGTCGACGAGATCGAGGCCAAGCGCAAGCAGGCCGCCGAGTAG
- a CDS encoding MFS transporter, translating into MPNTPNPAPGVSKHPGFLAIFPSIMLPMFLAVVDQTIIATALPAIVAATGEVERASWIVVSYLIAATIAAPVYGRLGDSFGRRRIMYFALAIFMVASVLCAASTTILTLTLARVLQGLGGGGLMTLSQALIGESIPPRERARYQGYLAAVAVCANSFGPIAGGFLTEHFGWQSIFLVNLPIGLFAFYLVTRLPPPHGERLAWRADPGGAILFAIFVATTLLALEQVQRADLANLPIGAALLAAGVIALVILVWHENRAASPLIPLSLLRQSAIWHSDAMAACHGAALVSLITFLPVYLEVVRGFSPSATGLVLVPLTVGIGVGSLVTGRLVNITGRLMIYPVVGLFIATLDFMVLSLFGDRFDIVALAILLLVNGLAMGTVMGVVQVSVQNAAGQLRLGEAAASVQFSRSIGAAFGTALVATLLFAVLSLRNPDSARVFAAMFEHAKHAGAGLSVSQLSEIQGDITVAFRAAFMAMALFTTCGFFLSITNPQKRI; encoded by the coding sequence TTGCCCAACACCCCCAATCCAGCCCCCGGCGTGTCGAAGCATCCCGGCTTTCTCGCCATCTTCCCCTCCATCATGCTGCCGATGTTTCTGGCGGTGGTGGACCAGACCATCATCGCGACGGCGTTGCCGGCGATCGTGGCCGCGACCGGCGAGGTCGAGCGCGCGTCCTGGATCGTCGTTTCTTATCTGATTGCCGCGACCATCGCAGCGCCGGTCTATGGCCGACTCGGCGATTCCTTCGGCCGTCGCCGGATCATGTATTTCGCTCTCGCCATCTTCATGGTCGCGTCGGTTTTGTGCGCGGCATCGACCACAATCCTCACGCTGACCTTAGCGCGTGTGCTGCAAGGTCTCGGCGGAGGCGGCCTGATGACCTTGTCACAGGCGCTGATCGGAGAGTCCATTCCGCCGCGCGAGCGCGCCCGTTATCAGGGTTATCTTGCTGCCGTCGCGGTTTGCGCCAACAGTTTCGGCCCGATCGCCGGTGGTTTTCTCACCGAGCACTTCGGCTGGCAGTCGATTTTTCTGGTCAATCTGCCGATTGGACTATTCGCGTTCTATCTGGTGACCCGGTTGCCGCCTCCGCATGGCGAACGCTTGGCCTGGCGCGCCGATCCGGGAGGCGCCATTCTGTTTGCAATCTTCGTTGCGACGACACTGCTGGCGCTGGAACAGGTGCAGCGTGCCGATCTGGCGAACCTGCCGATCGGTGCCGCGCTGCTGGCAGCCGGTGTCATCGCTCTTGTTATTCTCGTCTGGCACGAGAACCGTGCGGCCTCGCCGCTCATTCCGCTCTCGCTGCTGCGGCAATCGGCGATCTGGCACAGCGACGCCATGGCGGCCTGTCACGGCGCCGCGCTGGTATCGCTGATCACCTTCCTGCCGGTCTATCTCGAAGTGGTGCGCGGATTTTCGCCGTCCGCGACGGGCCTCGTGCTGGTGCCGCTCACGGTTGGCATCGGTGTCGGCTCGCTGGTCACAGGCCGGCTGGTCAACATCACCGGGCGTCTGATGATCTATCCCGTGGTCGGGCTATTCATCGCGACACTCGATTTCATGGTGTTGTCGCTATTTGGCGACAGGTTCGATATCGTCGCGCTCGCGATTCTGCTGCTCGTCAACGGTCTCGCGATGGGCACGGTCATGGGCGTGGTGCAGGTCAGCGTGCAGAACGCCGCCGGACAGCTGCGGCTCGGCGAGGCCGCCGCTTCGGTTCAGTTTTCGCGCTCGATCGGCGCTGCTTTTGGCACGGCGCTGGTGGCGACGCTTTTGTTCGCGGTGCTGTCGTTGCGTAATCCGGATTCGGCGCGGGTCTTTGCCGCGATGTTCGAGCACGCTAAGCATGCCGGCGCCGGTTTGTCAGTGTCTCAGCTATCGGAGATTCAGGGCGATATCACGGTCGCGTTCCGCGCCGCCTTTATGGCGATGGCGCTGTTCACGACTTGCGGCTTTTTCCTGTCCATCACAAATCCGCAAAAGCGGATCTGA
- a CDS encoding D-amino acid dehydrogenase, whose product MPPQASPNSSKTDFDVIVLGGGVVGINTAYFNLKNGKSVCIVDRQPEAGLETSFANGGQVSVSHAEPWANPSAPLKVLKWLMQSDAPLLFRPRMDIHQWLWIARFLVDCLPHRANRHTTEIVKLAVQSRSLIQQIRSDENFHYDERSKGILHFYRSAREFEAAIPVAELMRRYGCERTVIDADKVVEIEPAFAGKRHEIAGATYTAADESGDALNFTQNLSLVCEKMGATFLYNTQVTALGADRASGDVSSVEVVGPDGYKTLRARDIVVSMGSWSAPFLRNYGINLTIYPAKGYSVTIPTDGSNMAPVTSLTDDEYKLVYSNYGSRLRVAGTAELSGYTRDLNRTRCQAIVDNVKQLFPQAGNFDAATFWSGLRPATPSNIPYVGRTRYRNLWLNTGHGTLGWTLGAGSGFRVAGMIAEGEGPMAA is encoded by the coding sequence ATGCCTCCCCAAGCGTCCCCCAATTCATCCAAAACGGATTTCGACGTCATCGTGCTCGGTGGCGGCGTCGTCGGCATCAATACCGCTTACTTCAATCTGAAAAACGGCAAATCGGTTTGCATCGTCGACCGTCAGCCGGAAGCCGGGCTTGAGACCAGCTTCGCCAATGGCGGGCAGGTGTCAGTCAGTCATGCTGAGCCCTGGGCTAATCCATCGGCGCCGCTGAAGGTTCTCAAGTGGCTGATGCAGAGCGATGCGCCGCTGCTGTTTCGGCCGCGCATGGACATTCATCAATGGTTGTGGATCGCGCGCTTCCTGGTCGATTGCCTGCCGCATCGCGCCAATCGCCACACCACAGAGATTGTCAAACTGGCGGTGCAGAGCCGTTCGCTGATCCAGCAGATCCGCAGCGATGAGAATTTCCACTACGACGAGCGCAGCAAGGGCATCCTGCATTTCTATCGCAGCGCCCGCGAATTCGAGGCGGCGATTCCGGTCGCCGAACTGATGCGTCGATACGGCTGCGAGCGCACCGTGATCGACGCCGACAAGGTGGTCGAGATTGAGCCGGCTTTCGCCGGCAAGCGCCACGAGATTGCGGGTGCGACCTACACGGCCGCGGATGAAAGCGGCGATGCGCTCAATTTCACGCAAAATCTGTCTCTGGTTTGCGAGAAGATGGGCGCGACTTTCCTGTATAACACGCAGGTGACCGCGCTCGGCGCCGATCGCGCGTCCGGCGATGTGAGCAGCGTCGAGGTCGTGGGCCCCGACGGTTACAAGACATTGCGGGCGCGCGACATCGTGGTCAGCATGGGTTCGTGGTCGGCGCCATTCCTGCGCAACTACGGCATCAATCTGACGATCTATCCGGCCAAGGGCTATTCGGTGACAATTCCAACCGACGGCTCCAACATGGCGCCGGTGACGAGCCTGACCGATGACGAATACAAACTTGTCTATTCCAACTATGGCAGCCGGCTGCGCGTCGCCGGCACCGCGGAGTTGTCGGGCTATACGCGCGATCTCAACCGCACGCGCTGTCAGGCGATCGTTGACAACGTGAAGCAACTATTCCCGCAGGCCGGCAATTTCGACGCGGCGACGTTCTGGTCGGGCCTGCGTCCGGCGACGCCTTCGAATATTCCGTATGTCGGGCGCACGCGATATCGCAACCTTTGGCTCAATACCGGCCACGGCACGCTCGGTTGGACGTTAGGGGCCGGCTCGGGTTTCCGCGTCGCCGGCATGATCGCCGAAGGCGAAGGGCCGATGGCCGCCTGA
- a CDS encoding universal stress protein: protein MKTILIPTEDHDAMPAVLEGARLIARAFDSYMEGFAVRPSPGTYVTVEPVSSLAISGVFEADTAKVKAEFEKFMQGRNVPLGGTEVPAVYSYAWPRAEAMEDAFIGNYGRIFDLIVLGRPGSAPENPRMPPLEAALFDAGKPVLIVPKQTPAGIGRNVLIAWNGSTEQAHTNAFAMPFLRQADKVTVLFVQGGSPDGPPVEEAARHLRRNGVKAEAVSVKRGDRQSGEAIGELTLEYAASLGCDLVVKSAYTQSRLRQMIFGGATRHILANATVPVLMAH, encoded by the coding sequence ATGAAGACAATCCTGATCCCGACCGAAGACCATGACGCCATGCCGGCGGTGCTTGAGGGCGCACGCCTGATCGCGCGGGCCTTCGACAGTTACATGGAAGGCTTCGCGGTGCGGCCGTCGCCGGGCACCTATGTCACGGTCGAGCCTGTGTCGAGCCTGGCTATTTCCGGGGTGTTCGAAGCTGATACGGCCAAGGTGAAGGCCGAGTTCGAAAAGTTCATGCAGGGTCGCAATGTGCCGCTGGGTGGCACCGAAGTGCCGGCGGTCTATTCCTATGCCTGGCCGCGCGCTGAGGCGATGGAGGATGCCTTCATCGGTAACTACGGCCGCATCTTCGATCTGATCGTGCTCGGCCGGCCGGGCTCGGCACCGGAAAATCCGCGAATGCCGCCGCTCGAAGCCGCGCTGTTCGACGCCGGCAAGCCGGTGTTGATTGTGCCGAAGCAGACGCCGGCCGGGATCGGCCGTAATGTTCTCATTGCCTGGAACGGCTCGACCGAACAGGCCCACACCAACGCCTTCGCCATGCCGTTCCTCAGGCAAGCGGACAAGGTGACGGTTCTGTTCGTACAGGGCGGTTCGCCCGACGGACCACCGGTGGAGGAGGCGGCGCGGCACCTGCGGCGTAACGGCGTCAAGGCCGAGGCGGTCTCCGTCAAGCGCGGCGACCGGCAATCAGGCGAGGCGATCGGCGAACTCACGCTGGAGTATGCGGCCTCGCTCGGCTGCGACCTGGTGGTGAAGAGCGCCTATACGCAAAGCCGTTTGCGCCAGATGATTTTCGGCGGCGCGACGCGACACATTCTTGCCAACGCCACTGTGCCGGTGTTGATGGCACACTGA
- a CDS encoding DUF2336 domain-containing protein, with protein MIVRQFLQWLRNASPGERAEATSALARAYLHSDLSADDLSAAEGAMIMLLDDPSPLVRGALAQVFASAQKAPPIVVHALAADQPEVAIPVLSRSPLLSDEDLVDLFATAQPDSQLAIASRAILTTPVAAAIAEVGCAQACLALLENPDADIALFSIDRIIERFGHLAAIRENLIARSDLPMATRQALLAKLSQTLAGFVTARHWLGSEHAEYAAREACEKATVALAAETPYEEIAELMRHLRQSGQLTAGMILRALLSGNVVLFEEAIAELTGMSIDRVSAYINDKHVSGFRAIYTKAGLPDAAYPAFREAIAALRDGILVGETGGVSRLKRRMVEHVLHACALERRDDMASLLALLRRFAVEAAREEARMFCDDLVAYEPMPYMPQIHETRLVA; from the coding sequence ATGATTGTTCGTCAGTTCCTGCAGTGGCTGCGTAATGCATCGCCCGGTGAGCGTGCCGAGGCGACTTCCGCTCTGGCGAGAGCCTATCTCCATTCCGATTTATCAGCCGACGATCTATCCGCCGCCGAAGGCGCGATGATCATGTTGCTCGACGATCCGTCGCCGCTGGTGCGCGGCGCCTTGGCGCAAGTGTTCGCTTCGGCGCAGAAAGCGCCGCCAATCGTAGTCCATGCGCTGGCCGCCGATCAGCCGGAAGTCGCCATTCCCGTATTGTCGCGTTCGCCGCTCTTGAGCGACGAGGATCTCGTCGATCTGTTCGCCACCGCCCAGCCGGATTCGCAATTGGCGATCGCTTCGCGGGCGATACTGACCACGCCGGTCGCCGCCGCTATCGCGGAAGTCGGTTGCGCGCAGGCTTGTCTGGCGCTGCTCGAGAACCCCGATGCGGACATCGCGCTGTTCTCGATCGACCGCATCATCGAGCGCTTCGGTCATCTTGCTGCGATCCGCGAGAACCTGATCGCGCGCAGCGATCTGCCGATGGCGACGCGTCAGGCGCTGCTCGCCAAGCTGTCGCAGACTTTGGCGGGTTTCGTCACGGCGCGGCATTGGCTCGGCTCCGAGCACGCAGAATATGCCGCGCGTGAGGCCTGCGAGAAGGCCACCGTCGCGCTTGCCGCCGAGACGCCCTACGAGGAAATCGCCGAACTGATGCGGCATCTGCGCCAAAGCGGGCAGCTCACCGCCGGCATGATTCTTCGGGCGCTGTTGTCCGGCAATGTCGTGCTGTTCGAGGAGGCCATCGCCGAACTGACCGGCATGTCCATCGACCGTGTGTCGGCCTACATCAATGACAAGCATGTTTCCGGCTTCCGCGCGATCTACACCAAGGCCGGCTTGCCGGATGCCGCCTATCCGGCCTTCCGCGAAGCCATCGCCGCCTTGCGCGACGGCATTCTGGTCGGCGAGACCGGCGGGGTGTCGCGACTCAAACGCCGCATGGTCGAGCATGTTTTGCACGCATGCGCCCTCGAGCGCCGCGACGATATGGCTTCGCTGCTCGCGCTGCTGCGCCGTTTCGCGGTCGAAGCTGCACGCGAGGAAGCGCGCATGTTCTGCGACGATCTGGTGGCTTACGAGCCGATGCCCTACATGCCGCAGATCCACGAGACCCGGCTGGTCGCGTAG
- a CDS encoding response regulator yields the protein MVRIDFNRLRFLVIDDNAHMRRILRTLLHGFGAREVFEAEDGATGLEAFNHFGPDIVISDWTMPIFDGLELTQMIRQPGANGNPYVAIIMLTGHSEKKRVTAARDAGITEFLAKPISAKGLYERIVNIVVNPRPFIRTRTYFGPDRRRSTGAGYVGPERRKGGKADVIKHSTLLEKVRTPS from the coding sequence ATGGTCCGCATCGATTTCAATCGGCTGCGCTTCCTCGTCATCGACGACAATGCGCACATGCGCCGTATTCTGCGCACCCTGCTCCATGGCTTCGGCGCTCGTGAGGTTTTCGAGGCGGAAGATGGCGCCACCGGGCTCGAAGCCTTCAACCACTTCGGCCCCGACATCGTCATCAGCGACTGGACGATGCCCATCTTCGACGGCCTGGAACTGACGCAAATGATCCGCCAGCCCGGCGCCAACGGCAACCCTTACGTCGCCATCATCATGCTCACCGGCCATTCGGAAAAGAAGCGCGTGACCGCTGCACGTGACGCCGGCATCACCGAATTCCTGGCCAAGCCGATTTCGGCAAAGGGCCTCTACGAGCGGATCGTCAATATCGTCGTCAATCCGCGGCCGTTTATCCGCACCCGAACCTATTTCGGTCCCGACCGCCGCCGCAGCACCGGCGCAGGTTACGTCGGCCCCGAACGGCGCAAGGGCGGCAAGGCCGATGTCATCAAGCACTCAACCCTGCTCGAAAAAGTTCGTACCCCGAGCTGA
- a CDS encoding Hpt domain-containing protein has translation MTYGDHEVIRPENKLRKAVTDTPLAAGEDDPVARAEQALAELSSEFAGWMEEECERLDKCRQTIVARGVTENAKTALFHAAHDIKGQAATLGFPAVAAIADSLCRLIEYTPQPNRIPIKLISQHVDAVRAIHREYARSDAKELASQLNHKLRDVTDHFLVEENKTRPDIIEQITGSPPLTPA, from the coding sequence ATGACCTACGGTGATCACGAGGTCATCCGGCCCGAGAACAAGTTGCGCAAGGCCGTCACCGACACGCCGCTCGCCGCGGGCGAAGACGATCCTGTGGCGCGGGCCGAACAGGCGCTTGCCGAATTGTCCAGCGAATTTGCCGGCTGGATGGAAGAGGAATGCGAACGCCTCGACAAGTGCCGGCAGACCATCGTCGCGCGCGGCGTCACTGAGAACGCGAAAACCGCTCTGTTTCACGCCGCCCACGATATCAAGGGCCAGGCCGCAACACTCGGTTTCCCGGCGGTCGCCGCCATTGCCGACAGCCTGTGCCGACTGATCGAATACACGCCACAGCCCAACCGCATTCCGATCAAGCTGATCAGCCAGCATGTCGACGCTGTGCGCGCCATTCATCGCGAATATGCCCGCTCCGACGCCAAGGAACTCGCATCGCAGCTCAACCACAAACTGCGTGATGTCACCGATCATTTCCTGGTCGAAGAGAACAAGACCCGGCCCGACATCATCGAACAAATCACGGGTTCGCCGCCTCTAACGCCGGCTTAA
- a CDS encoding NAD kinase, translating to MSPSAPSFKRIAFVASPTPEARAAIAQLEARYDNADPKEADVIVALGGDGLMLQTLHRFMTSAKPIYGMHRGTVGFLMNEYSLEGLHERLAAAHTTIIHPLIMQARDEAGVIHERRAINEVSLFRQSAQAARLRILIDGKERLAELVADGVLVATPAGSTAYNLSAQGAIIPINAPLLALTPISPFRPRRWRGALLPDKAHVTIEVMEADKRPVAAVADHDEVRFVRKVNISMDHAISLNLLFDPGHSLDERILTEQFGF from the coding sequence ATGAGCCCCTCGGCCCCCTCATTCAAGCGCATCGCCTTTGTCGCCAGCCCGACGCCGGAGGCGCGCGCCGCCATTGCTCAGCTCGAGGCGCGCTACGACAATGCCGACCCGAAGGAAGCCGACGTCATCGTCGCGCTGGGCGGCGACGGCCTGATGCTGCAGACGTTGCACCGCTTCATGACCTCGGCCAAGCCGATCTACGGCATGCACCGCGGCACGGTCGGCTTCCTGATGAATGAATATTCGCTTGAAGGCTTGCATGAGCGCCTGGCCGCGGCGCACACGACCATCATCCATCCGCTGATCATGCAAGCGCGCGACGAAGCGGGCGTGATCCATGAGCGGCGCGCCATCAACGAGGTGTCGTTGTTCCGGCAGAGCGCGCAAGCCGCGCGTCTGCGCATTCTCATCGACGGCAAGGAGCGGCTCGCCGAGCTGGTCGCCGACGGTGTGCTGGTCGCGACGCCAGCGGGCTCGACCGCTTATAATCTATCGGCGCAAGGCGCGATCATCCCGATCAATGCCCCCCTGCTCGCGCTGACGCCAATCTCGCCGTTCCGGCCACGGCGCTGGCGTGGCGCCCTGTTGCCGGACAAGGCGCATGTCACCATCGAGGTCATGGAAGCCGACAAGCGCCCGGTTGCTGCGGTTGCCGATCACGACGAAGTGCGCTTTGTACGCAAGGTCAATATCAGCATGGATCACGCCATCTCGCTGAACCTGCTGTTCGACCCGGGCCACAGTCTCGACGAGCGCATCCTCACCGAACAATTCGGTTTCTAA
- the folE gene encoding GTP cyclohydrolase I FolE — MDAKNTVIKPWQQGLSDHVRTAPAASAPRPSREEAEAAVRTLIAYAGDDATREGVLDTPKRVVDAYDELFQGYREVPADSLDRTFSETSGYNDFVLVKDIPFNSHCEHHMMPFFGLAHIAYKPTDRVVGLSKLARLVDTYAKRLQTQENMTAQIATALEEVMKPKGVAVMLEAEHTCMTMRGVAKPGSLTMTTHFSGTFRDDPNELVRFMSLLRGK, encoded by the coding sequence ATGGACGCCAAGAATACTGTGATCAAGCCCTGGCAGCAGGGCCTTTCCGACCATGTCAGGACCGCGCCTGCGGCCAGCGCGCCGCGCCCCTCCCGCGAGGAAGCGGAAGCGGCCGTGCGGACGCTCATCGCCTATGCTGGCGACGATGCCACCCGCGAAGGCGTGCTCGATACGCCCAAGCGCGTGGTCGATGCTTACGATGAACTCTTCCAGGGCTATCGCGAAGTCCCGGCGGACTCGCTCGACCGCACCTTCTCGGAAACGTCCGGCTACAACGATTTCGTGCTGGTCAAGGACATTCCCTTCAACTCGCATTGCGAGCATCACATGATGCCGTTCTTTGGCCTGGCGCATATCGCGTACAAGCCGACGGATCGCGTGGTCGGCCTGTCGAAGCTGGCGCGGCTTGTTGATACCTATGCCAAGCGCCTGCAGACGCAGGAGAACATGACGGCGCAGATCGCCACCGCGCTCGAAGAAGTGATGAAGCCCAAGGGCGTGGCGGTAATGCTCGAAGCCGAGCATACCTGCATGACCATGCGCGGCGTGGCCAAGCCGGGCTCGCTGACGATGACCACGCATTTCTCCGGCACGTTCCGCGACGACCCGAACGAACTCGTTCGCTTCATGTCGCTGCTGCGCGGGAAGTAG
- the hisI gene encoding phosphoribosyl-AMP cyclohydrolase, translated as MASSHDIEEGLTLLPKFDADGLVTAVITDAGNGDVLMVAHMNAEAIAKTIETGEAWYYSRSRKKLWKKGETSGHVQRVQELRVDCDQDALWLKVVQEGEGACHTGRRSCFYRAVPLGQTGAVKLEFQNAGKVFDPDAVYSSKG; from the coding sequence ATGGCTTCCTCTCACGACATCGAAGAAGGCCTGACCCTTCTTCCCAAATTCGACGCCGATGGCCTCGTGACCGCAGTGATAACCGACGCCGGCAATGGCGACGTGTTGATGGTCGCGCACATGAATGCCGAGGCGATTGCCAAAACCATCGAGACCGGCGAGGCCTGGTACTACAGCCGCTCGCGCAAGAAACTGTGGAAGAAGGGCGAGACCTCGGGCCACGTCCAGCGCGTCCAGGAACTGCGAGTCGATTGCGATCAGGACGCGCTGTGGCTCAAGGTCGTGCAGGAAGGCGAGGGTGCCTGCCACACCGGGCGGCGCTCGTGTTTCTATCGTGCGGTGCCGCTGGGCCAGACCGGCGCCGTGAAGCTGGAATTCCAGAACGCCGGGAAGGTGTTCGATCCGGACGCGGTTTATTCATCCAAAGGTTAG
- a CDS encoding HpcH/HpaI aldolase/citrate lyase family protein: MRSLLFVPADAGAKLDKAMASGADAVIIDLEDSISPERKPAAREAARDYLKAHTGKAERPRLFVRINGLDTGMTDADLEAIVPGMPDAVLFPKAEGGTSVIHLDAKLTAQEALSGVAEGSIKVLAQNVESAAGLFLAGTFKDASPRLIGMTWGPEDLSAELGAESNRDDKGFLTEPYRLARSICLFGAAAAKLPAIETVYVDFRNSEGLRQDTIAARRDGFTGRLAIHPAQVPVINEVFTPTPEQIEKAKAIIAAFAANPGAGAIGIDGKMFDRPHLIRAQRLLAAAGQT; this comes from the coding sequence ATGCGTTCCCTCCTCTTTGTCCCCGCCGACGCCGGCGCCAAGCTCGACAAGGCCATGGCCTCCGGCGCCGATGCCGTCATCATCGATCTCGAAGACTCGATTTCACCCGAGCGCAAGCCGGCGGCGCGTGAAGCCGCGCGCGACTATCTGAAGGCGCACACCGGCAAGGCCGAGCGCCCGCGCCTGTTCGTGCGCATCAATGGTCTCGATACCGGCATGACCGACGCCGACCTCGAAGCCATCGTGCCGGGCATGCCCGATGCGGTGCTGTTTCCCAAGGCTGAAGGCGGCACGAGCGTTATTCACCTCGACGCGAAGCTTACAGCGCAGGAAGCCCTCTCTGGCGTCGCCGAAGGCTCGATCAAGGTGCTGGCCCAGAATGTCGAGTCGGCGGCCGGGCTGTTTCTCGCCGGCACCTTCAAGGATGCGAGCCCGCGCCTGATCGGCATGACCTGGGGCCCGGAGGATCTTTCCGCCGAGCTTGGCGCGGAATCGAACCGCGACGACAAGGGTTTTCTCACAGAACCCTATCGCCTCGCCCGCTCGATCTGCCTGTTCGGCGCGGCGGCCGCCAAGCTGCCGGCAATCGAAACGGTCTATGTCGACTTCCGCAATTCCGAAGGCCTGCGCCAGGATACGATCGCCGCACGCCGCGACGGCTTTACCGGGCGGCTCGCCATTCATCCAGCGCAAGTGCCGGTGATCAACGAGGTGTTCACGCCAACGCCGGAGCAGATCGAGAAGGCCAAGGCGATCATCGCCGCCTTCGCCGCCAACCCCGGCGCCGGCGCCATCGGCATCGATGGCAAGATGTTTGATCGCCCGCATCTCATTCGCGCGCAGCGGCTGCTCGCCGCCGCGGGACAAACGTAG
- a CDS encoding transglycosylase SLT domain-containing protein — translation MAVDRVANSAAVPGVAPHISGAISKAAESTGISFQYLLTTARIESSLNPQAQAATSSAKGLYQFIDQTWLATVKQDGASLGLGQYADAITRTASGRYEVADPAMRSEILKQRTDPAMSAMMAGALARTNAEYLTAVTGKVPTEGELYTAHFLGPDGAGRLINAVNSRGNANAAAMFPAAAAANRPIFYNRDGSARTVTEVYDRLTAKFDNTRLALVQNVDRPPAPIDQPGTGHVLGAQAPDSAPSAPSATRAVAAPVKVPDTAGMTQVLAAADNRPPPVPSRPLFAAMFSDGERGAVSRTVTSLWSDTEGAGSGATSLPAPGPVASADRPVRMHDLFTDSAARARGLFTGRG, via the coding sequence ATGGCTGTCGATCGCGTCGCCAATAGCGCCGCTGTCCCTGGTGTCGCACCGCATATCAGCGGCGCGATCAGCAAAGCGGCGGAATCGACCGGGATCAGCTTCCAGTATCTGCTCACCACGGCCCGTATCGAATCCAGCCTGAATCCGCAGGCGCAGGCCGCGACCTCGTCGGCCAAGGGCCTTTACCAGTTCATCGACCAGACCTGGCTTGCCACCGTCAAGCAGGACGGTGCTTCGCTTGGCCTCGGCCAGTATGCCGACGCCATCACAAGGACCGCCAGCGGCCGTTACGAGGTCGCCGATCCGGCGATGCGGTCCGAGATTCTCAAGCAGCGGACCGATCCGGCGATGAGCGCCATGATGGCCGGCGCGCTGGCGCGGACCAATGCGGAGTACCTCACCGCCGTCACCGGCAAAGTGCCGACCGAGGGCGAACTCTACACCGCGCATTTTCTCGGGCCGGATGGGGCGGGGCGGCTGATCAATGCAGTCAACTCGCGCGGCAACGCTAATGCCGCCGCCATGTTTCCCGCTGCGGCCGCGGCCAACCGGCCGATCTTCTACAACCGCGATGGTTCGGCCCGCACGGTGACCGAGGTCTATGACCGGCTTACGGCGAAATTCGATAATACGCGCCTGGCGCTGGTGCAGAATGTCGACCGTCCGCCGGCGCCGATTGACCAGCCGGGGACCGGTCATGTCCTCGGGGCGCAAGCTCCCGACAGTGCGCCGTCAGCGCCGTCAGCGACGCGAGCGGTCGCGGCGCCGGTCAAGGTGCCCGATACCGCGGGCATGACCCAGGTGCTGGCCGCGGCCGACAATCGTCCGCCGCCGGTGCCGTCGCGGCCTTTGTTCGCCGCGATGTTCAGCGATGGCGAGCGCGGTGCGGTGAGCCGCACGGTGACGTCACTCTGGTCGGATACGGAGGGGGCGGGAAGCGGGGCCACGTCATTGCCGGCGCCGGGCCCGGTCGCTTCGGCTGATCGGCCGGTGCGGATGCACGACCTGTTCACCGACAGCGCCGCGCGGGCGCGGGGGCTCTTTACCGGGCGCGGTTAG